In Planktothrix sp. FACHB-1365, the genomic stretch AAACTGACGAAAAAACAGCATCAATTTCATTATTTTGGCAAAAGTTCTTGAGTTTTTTAGGAGAACCGACAATAGCAGGCTTAATGACAAAAATATCTAGCCATCCTTGTTGATAGCAAGAGTTTAATTGTTGTAAATTAGCAACGGATTCATCTAAGGCGAGGAGGGTACTATAGCGATCGCATAATTCTAACATTAAATCTAATTGATCAATCGATAAGGGTTGTTCTAAAAATTCAATTTCAATTAACCCTTGATTCGCATTCATTAAATCACAATTTTCTAACCATTTTTGTGCTTGTTCAAAGGTTAAACCCCCATTGGCATCTAACCTGAGATGGATTTTTTGAGCTTGAGAGTTGCTTAAAGTTGTTGTTATACTATGAATTAACTTTTGGAAAATATTGATTTCTTCAGTTATATCATCAACGCCTATTTTCCATTTAAAAGTTTTAGCCCCTTGCTGAAATAGAGTTTTCCAAGTTGTTAATACGGTTTCTCCGGCGGGTAATAATTCGCTATAGTGAAGTTTATTAATATCAAGAAAGCTGTTAGGATTTAACTCTGTGAATGCCGATTCAAACCCGAACTGACAAGCGGGTAAATAATCGGGAATGGTAAAAATTGTTTCAATAGAAATGCAACTCGGAAGTTGTTGACAAAATGTGAGTGCATCTTCCATTGTTTCCGACCCAAACCAACTTAACGGCGCAATTTCTCCCCATCCAATATTACCCTGCTTATCCGTTAAATTTAAAATAATGCCTTCTCGCATTTTCCACATTCCGTGAGCCGTTTTTAGAGGGATTTTAAACGGACGTTGATAGGGTTGAAATTGAAATTGATAGTTCATTTCGATAAAAATTTAATAATGGCATTGATCCACGCTTGAGAATTTTCGATTAAAATATTATGACCACAATGGGGGACAATTTGCAACTGGGAAAGGGGAGATAATATGTTCATTTCTTGATTAATCCGTTTAAATTTATGATCAGATTCTCCAACTAACAGCAATAAAGGAATTTTATTCTGGGGTAATTTTTCCCAGAGTGAAGGTTGATTTCCTGTTCCTAAATAACGCAGAGATTTTGATAATTCCAGGGGATTATTGTTTAAGCGCTGGGTAAAAACTTGTTTAAATTTAGGATGATTTTTTAAGCTTTTAAACAAAGGTTGATCATACCACTGTTCTAAAAAGCTTGGGAAATCTAAGGTTTGCAGTTGTTCGACTTTTTGAAGATCACAAATAAACCGTTTTAATCGTTCTGATTCGGTTTTCAGTCCTGGAGATGTGGATTCTAATATGACTTTTTGAAAATATTCAGGAAAATGCAGCGTTAAATATAATCCCAATCTTCCCCCCATAGAATATCCCATTAAATAACATTGGAAAATCTTCAGATGGTTTAACACTTCTATTAACGCCGTTGCTGTTTGTGGCATTGTATAATAACTATCCTCTCCTAAAACTTGGGTTTTGCCATGTCCTGGGAGGTCAATCGTTAAACAGCAAAACTGAGAGAAAAGAGGAAAAATTCGAGCGTTAAAATCCTGACTATTTCCCAAAAATCCATGTAAAAATAAAATAACAGGTTGATTAATATCACCGTTTAGGGTATAATAAAATTGATAATTTTTTAACCTTATAAACGGCATAGGATTTTAAAAGAATTCTATCAGGGGATTAATCAAGCATCCAATGTAAGACGGGAACAGAAGCCGCACAAAAGGCCATAAATCCAAATAACCCTAAGAGCATTCCAAAAAATAAAAATTCTTCGCCTTTTTGTTTAGCGAGTTTAACAATAAAATAGCTATAACCATAACAGGCGATAAAAAAAATAACGATAAATGCGGTGAAATAATACTGCATTGTGGTTTCGCTCAATTTAGATTCAGCCACACTTAAGTAGCTTTACTGATTATTGTACTAAACTTTGGTTAAAAAGGCAAGTTAATCGTTTTTCTTGCCTCCTCTCAAAATTTTTTAAGATTTAGAAACAAAATCAATATTACAACCGCTTTAATAAGACTCCAGTTTGCCAATAATAAGCTTCTTGTTTAACCGCTAAAACTTGGAAAAAGGGTTTCCATTTTGCTTGAAAATAATCTAAATCATAGAAAACCAGTGAGCGGGTATCTCGTCCCAAGGTAAACATCCCAAAATCTTGATTAATATATTCAAAATAATTTTGAATGCAAGCTTGTTTCTGTTCTTCGGGCCAGATATTATTATTAGAAAGCCATTGTTCTGGAGAGTCCTTAATTTTTTCAAAAATAAAGCGTTCTTGCAGTGTAATAAAAGCTAGTCCTCCGGGTTTTAAAATGCGTCGGAGTTCCAACAACCAAGCATCCGCTAAATCATCAATATGGGTAAAGACAGAACCTGCATAAATTAAATCAAAATAGCGATCTTCAAAGGGTAAATGGGGCATGGTTGTCCCAACAAAAAAATGAAACGGGGGACTCATATTTTGTTGACACCAAGCAATACAATCAGCATTAATATCCGTTCCCCAGATTTCACAAATCTCGGATAAATCTGCTAACTGCCGAAGAATACGTCCCGATGCACATCCAAAATCTAAAATTCGGCTTCCTGTTTTGAGAAAATATCCACAGTCTCGCAATACACTTAACATCACTTGAACTTGAGTTTTTCCCGAGTTAAGATAATATTCCTCATTTTCTACAAAAACTAACATAATTTCTTGAGGAGGAATCGGAAATTGCCATTTTCCTGTTTGGGGATTTTTACCCAAAGAAAGGGATTTAGGCAACACATAAGAGGGAGCTTGTCTCGATTTCGGATAATACTTTAACCAGTCAATAGGTTCTAATGGGTGTGATGATGGGTTGGAAGAATTAATCGCTGGAATTTCGATAAGTTCATTTAATTTTTCTTGTGCTGAACTATCATTGGGTTGCAGTTTTAACACAGTTTCAAAACAAGTAATTGCATCTTTTTTCTGTTCTAAATTAAGATAAGCTAAACCTAAGTTATAATAACAAGAAGCTTCCGTTGAATTCAATTCTAAAGCTTGTTGATAAGTTTGAATTGCCTCTTGCCATCGTTGTAATTGAATTAACCCATCTCCTAAATTTTTATAAGACCAAAAGAAATCGGATTTAATTTGATTGGCTGTGGTATAAACATTAACCGCTTCTTGCCATCGTTTTAACTGAGATAAAGCATCTCCTAAATTAATATAAGACCAAAAGAAATTCGGATCAATAGAAATTGCTTGTTGACATACGGGAATCGCTTCTTCCCATCGCTCTAATTCAATTAATGCTTTACTTAAGCCAATATATGACCAAAAAAAGTCCGGTTTCAATTCCAGGGAACGGCGATAAATAGGAATAACTTCTTCCCATCTTTCTAATGTCGTTAATAGTTCTCCTAATTTTTGATAAACTCCCCAATAGTTCGGATCTAATTCCCTCGCTTTTTGATAGATAGGAACGGCTTTTTCCCATTGTTGAGTCTGGGCTAAACATTCTCCTAAACTATTATAAACCCAAAAGCAATTTGGATCTAATTGACAGGCTTTTTCATAGACAGGAATGGCTTCTTCCCAGCGTTGTAATTTAATTAAGGCTTCTCCTAAATTATTATAAGCCCAAAATTCATTCGGATTTAATTCAATAACTTTTTGGTAAGCGGTAACGGCTTGTTGAAATTGTTCAAGTTTGAGGGAATAGTAGCCAATTCTTTGATAAGCCAAGAGAAATTGAGGATCAACATTAATCAGTTGTTGATAACAGGCGATTGCTTCGGGGAATTGTCCACTTTCTTGATATTGAATTGCCTGTTGATATAATTCACTGATAAGGGAAGCATAGGGATTGGTGGATTGGGAAATGAGTATAGTATCTTCTGGATTAGATGGGTTCATTGTCTTGGGTGTAAATTGTTGAAATGGGTTACTTTTATCTATTCTATCAGTGAATTGCTGTATTTTCTGAATTAGGTAAAAGTCAAAATAAAAATCTTTATTTTACTTTTTATCCTGAGATTATCTCCCTCCAATATTAATATTTTGTACCCGCACGGGAACACAAGCATGAGTCATTTGAGCAATTTGTAAGGGTTCGCCTTTTCCACACATATTAGTACCACATTGTTGCCATTCTGAAGCAGGGCCAATTGCATCGACTTGATTCCAAAAATCTGTGGTCATGGCGTGGTAAGTGACATCTTTTAACATTCCGATAATTTTGCCATTTTTAATCTGCCAAAAACCATCCCCACCAAATTGAAAATTGCGCCGTTGTTGATCAATGGAAAAACTTCCAATTCCATCAATTAAAATCCCCTCTTTGGTATCAGTAATCATCGCGGATAATGTAGCGGTATGGCTTCCTTTTTCTGGCCCTGGTTCTAATCCTAAATTAGGAATTCTCACCATAGGTAAACTTGACCAACTATCGGCAAAAGCACACCCATTACTACTCGAACGTCCTAAACGATAAGCGGTTTCTCGATCTGTTAAATAATCCACTAAAATTCCATCTTTTACTACATACCATTCTTGAGAAGGAACCCCTTCATCATCATAGCCAATGGTGCTGCGTCCAGCCGGTTGAGTGCGATCGCATTTAAAGTTAATCCAAGGTGCTCCATATTGTAAGGTTCCTAATTGATCGGTTGTGGCAAAACTGGTTCCCGCAAAATTAGATTCATAGCCATAAACTCGGTCTAATTCTGTGGGATGACCAACGGATTCATGAATGGTTAAATAAAGATTAGTTGGCTTTAAAATCAATGTGGTTTGAATCCCTGACGGCCCTTTAGGAGCATATACTTTTTCCAGAGCTTCTTCGGCGACCCGTTCAATTTGACTCAATAAATCCGTTTGATCAATATGTTCATAACCTAAATTTAAAGGAGGACGTTCATAACTGCGGCTTTGAGCATCTCCATTCGCCACCGCCGTACAGCGATATCCACTATAACTGCGATAAATTGTTTGTTCAATCAATGACCCTTCTGTAGAGGCAAATAGTTTGTTTTCTTGGTTAAATTGGAGATGGGAACTGGCTTTTCTAATCCCCTGTTCTTCATACTGAAGTAAGCGGTCATTAATCGTTAATAATAAGTCGGCTTTTTCGGTGATGGGAATAGAAAAGGGATCGATTTTAATGGGTGTAATATAACTATCTTGATAAGCTTGAACAGGAACTAAACGCACAGGGTTTTGTTGACATAAACGACTTCCTTTGGCAATTTCAACGGCTAAATTAATCACTCGAATCAGTTCTTCAGGAGTTTGACGATAACTCGCAGCAAATCCCCAAGATCCATTCAGAAGAACTCGAACTCCAAAACCAGATTTCTGATGATCTATAAGGTTACTTAAGGAGCGATCATTAGCATGAAGGCTTTGATTTCGATAAGTACAAAAACGAATATCTCCATATTCACATCCCGCTTGCTGAATCAAATCAATCGCCAGGGTGGCTAAATCGCAGGCTAGAAGTTGTGTAGGTGTTTTTACCATATTTGATGAATTAGATAGGGGAGGTGATTGTAAGGGTTTTTGAAGCTCATTTCAGGGGGTCTGAGCAGATTTTTGGGTAGGAGATTTAGAAACAGAGGAAGGCGTTAATTTGGGCTGGGGTGAAGCCGGTTTAGAAGGTTTTGATTTAATGGTAACAATTTTATCTTTTTTCATTTGCTCTAAGACAACCTCGCTAATAATGTTAGCTCCATGAGAGGTAAAATGAACCCCATCATTGATTTTAACAGATCGGCGTTTACCTGATTTATCGGCAACAAGGGCGGCATATTTTCCTCCTGATGCAAAGGTTCCCCAGGTTGAAATATATTCGATTTTGGGGTAAGCTTGGCTGACAGTTCCATAGATTTTATTCAACACACTAAAGATCCGATTATAACGAGGTCGTCTTGACATGGGTTGACCCACCCAATAAACTTTTCTCACCGAAGAGGTGGAGAGTAATTTAGCATAACGTTCAACTCGTTCTTGATAAGCTTTCTCCCATCCGGGTGTAAATAAGGGGTAATAACGTCCATTTTTGTCGATAATATCTTGACCATCATTCCCCCCAAATAAAATAACAATTACATCGGGTTTATAACTTTTGAGCAAGGTTGTTGTGCGATTATACCAATTATAATAATCGATTCGATTCAGCCCACTAGAAACTTTATAATCTAATTTGGTATTACTAATTTTATAGGTTTTGCGAAGATTATATTGAAGCTTGACTCCTAAATCAAACATAATGGAATCACCCACAAATAAAAAGCGGGTATAGGGTTTTTCCACTGGAGGTTTAGGTTTGGGAGGAAGAGAAACGGGTTTTTTAGCAGCAGAGGAAATCGGTTTTTGAGTCGGTTGAGGATTTGGAGTTGTCAAGGGTTTTTGTTGGGGAGAAAGCTCTCCACTGTTCAAGTTTGCGATTTCAGTTGGGGGAGAAAGTTGATCTAAATTAACCTCTTTAATTTGGTTCCAAAATGCTTGTTCGGTTTGACGAAATCCCTCTAATTTTAACTGTTGTGCAGCTTGTTTAAGGGGAGGTTGTAGAAAGGAACTGGATGCAATACTTTTGAGAAATAAGGAAAAATTAGAAAAAATTAAAGTCAAACTGACTAAACAAACCAGCAGTAAGAATTCTCGATCTTTCATTGGGGATTAAAAATTAAAATAGATAAAGGGAGGAACGCTATTCGGGCCGAGCATAAGAATAGAATACACAAATCCAGAGGTTAAAACAATCCTAAAGAAGATATTTTTTAAAGAAAATAAGCGAATCAAAGCTGAGGTAATGGCTTTACCATAGAAATTAATTAAAACTAAAATAATAAAAATAACCAGATAAAGCTGCCAAACATTAAATTGAACCATCTGAACGTCTGAACTCCAAATTCCTTGCATAAAATTTAAGGCTGTTTCCAGATTAGGAGATTGGAAGAAAATCCAACTCAAGGTAACAAACCCAAAGGTTAAACCCCAATTTAAAACGGAAATTATTGAGGATACTATTGCAGAAGGTTGAAGAGTCAAACGGGGAGTTATTTCTTCTTTAAAGTAATGATTAACGCCTAATCCTAAACCATGTAATCCTCCCCAAATTATAAAGTTTAACCCCGCCCCATGCCAAAATCCTCCTGGCAACATCGTTAAGAATAAATTGAGATATTTTCGTTGTTTTCCATGTCGATTTCCCCCCAAAGGAATATAGAGATAATCTCTCAACCATTCTGATAAACTAATATGCCATCGATGCCAGAATTCTTGTAAACTAAAGGAACGATAGGGACAGTTAAAATTTTGAATAGGACGGAACCCAAATACACTAGAAATTGCATTCGATAAATCGGAATACCCACTAAAATCGACATAAATTAAACAAGAGTAGGAAATTGCTGCTAAAATTAAATCCCCGCGAGAATAGGAACCTGGGTCAGAAAAAGGAAGTTGAGTAAAGTTAAACAGAAAACTGGATAAGGTATATTTTTTAAAGAGTCCTGATAAAATTAAGACAATGACTTCTTCTATTTTATAATCATATTTTTGAGAAGAATTGAGTTGTTGATAAAATTCCTTTGCTCGTGCAATGGGGCCAGAGGCAATTTGCGGAAAATAACTAATATAAATTGCATAATCAATCCACCGGGGAAAAGCCAGGGTTTGACGATAGCAATCAACGAGGTGAGAAATTATTCTAAACGTATAGAAAGAAACCCCAACAGGAACTAAAATTTCTAAGGGTTGAAAGGTAGAAACAAAAGGTAAAAAAGAAAATATTTCTAAGAAACTATCAACAAAAAAATTATAATACTTAAAGGTTCCTAAATACAATATATTAAAAACTATTCCTCCTATTAACCAGAATTTAGCAGTTGTGGAGCGAGATCTTAACCCTAAAAGTATTCCATAATTAATTCCAATATTGATTAACAGAAAAATTAAGAAATTCAATCCCCAAAAAGAGTAAAAAATTAAGTTTGCTACTAATAAAAAAGCTTTATATAAACCCACTTGTTTTTTTAAAGAAATCCCCAAACTAAAAACAATAATAAAAAAAATTAAAAATGAATAAGTTGGAAATAACATGGAAAAATTAGGATACTAGATCAATATCAATCTTATAAGATATTAGCACAAACTCCAAAGATATTCGATATCTTATTCATGATTTAGATAAGCAGATATATTTGAGTGTTGTTTTTATTTTTGAGCCTATTGTCAAGTATCAGTTATTTTTTTACTTGAACATACAATTCTTATATATTAAACATAAATTAATCATATATTTTTAGCTTATGTTAATTTATATTATAATTTCAACTCAAAAGAGTAATAGTGCTATAATATATCTACATTGCTTTTCAGTAGGGGAGGAATAGCAAATGGTTAATAAAATTGCATTATGCAAAGAAAAAAAACGACTTGATGAGAGTGCTATTGATGCTAAAAAGATACAGTATCTTCTCCAAGCCTATCTTAATCCTAATTCCTTAGATGATGAGATTCAAGAGTTTTTTAGGGAGATTGCTGCACTCAAAGGCAAAAGTTTACAAGATACATTAAAAGAAATGGAACAAGGTACACAAAAATACCTTGAAGCTATTGATATGGAAATTTCATTTAAAAATGATATTCCAACCGATATAGAAAAATATGTAGATAAAATCAAAAAATTATCAGAAGGAATAGAATCTTGTTGGGATCTGTTTTCCACAGAAAGCCATAATTTTTTTATTCAATTAGCTTATGATTTTTCTTGTCAACACAGTATTAACTTGCAAGGATGGAGAGGTCTACAAGTTAAACTAAAACTACTTTTACCTTCTCTCAAAAGCGGAAAAAATTTATTGAACGACTATCAAAATTCTTTTTTACTTATTCCTCAAGCTGTTGATCGAGCCGTTGAACTGAGAAAATCTAAATCAACATCACAGTTATGGTCTACAGCCCAAACTTTGTTAAAACAAGCTAAACTAACTCCTGTAAAACAACCCAAGTTATCATCTTTTTTAAAGCATTTAGGACAAACTCCAGAGGAACAAATCAAAAACAATCAAGCTGCGATGAATTGGGCTAAAGAAAGATTACAAGCCATTCAAGCTAAATGGAATGAAGAGCTATCTTAGATATGATTGTTATTTTAGATTCAGGTGTACTGGGTTTATTGGTTAGTCCTATTAAAGAAAGTTCAAAATTAGAGGATAGTATAACTTATCAATGTGGAGAATGGTTTTATTCTCTTCTTGCTAAAGGAGTTTATGTTGTAACATCAGATATTTCTGATTATGAGGTTAGAAGAAAACTGATTCACATTAAAAGTGAAAGTCTAGTTGAGCTAGATCGCTTAAGAAATGATGGAATTATTGATTTTTTACCCCTGACTCCAGAGGTCATGCAAAAAGCTGCTCAATGTTGGGCTGAAGTTCGAGAAAAAAATATTTCTACAGCAGATATTAAGAATATTGATGCAGATATGATAATTGTTGCTCAATGGAGTATTTTGTGTGAAGAGTACCCAGGACAAAGGGTTTTTATTGCAACTACTAATGTTAAGCATTTAAAAATATTAGCTCAAGATAATGCTCAAGAATGGATGAATATAAAAGTTTAGCATTTTAATAAAATAGCGATATTCATCGATATATTTGAGAGTCGGCTTCTGAGTGCAGGCTTCATCTATTATTCCACTTAGATTTGAGGATTTTTCTTTGATTTTACCCTCCTCAGAGTGACACAAAAGCGATATTGTGTAATAATTATAGAATATGCAATTTAAAACTAGGAACTCAATATGCTGATAGAATTCAGCGTTGGTAATTATCTATCTTTTAAAGAAACTGTCACCTTTAGTCTGGTGGCATCAAAAGTTTTTTCCTATCATAAAGAACTTGATGAAAATAATGTTTTTAATTTTGATGATGAGTTGAGATTGGTTAAAAGTGCCGCTGTGTATGGTGCAAATGCCAGTGGAAAAAGTAACTTAATTAAAGCAATGGGTTTTATGACAAGGTTTATATTAACCTCCTCTAAAGAAACCCAGGTCGGAGATGAAATTGATGTTAAAGAGTTTAAGCTGAACACACAAACAGTAGATAAACCCTCTTTTTTTGAAATCGTTTTTATTTTAGATCAAACAATCTATCGATATGGATTTGAAGTTAATAGAGAACAAGTAATTTCAGAATGGTTGTTTCATGTACCCAAAGTTAAAGAAATTAATTTGTTTCAGAGAAATTGTGATCAAATTGAAGTTAAAAAGCAATTTGAAAAGCTAGGAAAAGAATTTTTTGAAAGAACTCGTCCAAATGCTTTGTTTTTATCTGTTATAGCTCAATTTAATGGGAAAATAGCCAGCCATATTTTACTTCTTTTTACAAAAAAATTTAATGTTCTTTCAGGATTGCATGAACACTTGTATCATCAATATACAATTGCTCAATTCAAGAAAGACCCTGATCCGATCATTCAACTCATCAAACAGCTAGATTTAGATATTTATGATATCATTTTAGAATTTAATAGGATTAAAACAATTCATAAAAAGTATAATGATCAAGGTGAAATAGTCAGCTTAGAAAAATTTGACCTTAATGAAGAGGAATCTGAAGGAACGAAGAAACTCTTTGCCTTTGCTGGGCCAATTTTGGAAACTTTAACCAATGGAAAAG encodes the following:
- a CDS encoding o-succinylbenzoate synthase, yielding MNYQFQFQPYQRPFKIPLKTAHGMWKMREGIILNLTDKQGNIGWGEIAPLSWFGSETMEDALTFCQQLPSCISIETIFTIPDYLPACQFGFESAFTELNPNSFLDINKLHYSELLPAGETVLTTWKTLFQQGAKTFKWKIGVDDITEEINIFQKLIHSITTTLSNSQAQKIHLRLDANGGLTFEQAQKWLENCDLMNANQGLIEIEFLEQPLSIDQLDLMLELCDRYSTLLALDESVANLQQLNSCYQQGWLDIFVIKPAIVGSPKKLKNFCQNNEIDAVFSSVFETNIGQKSALKIASELLFYNRAVGFGINHWFTI
- the menH gene encoding 2-succinyl-6-hydroxy-2,4-cyclohexadiene-1-carboxylate synthase; protein product: MPFIRLKNYQFYYTLNGDINQPVILFLHGFLGNSQDFNARIFPLFSQFCCLTIDLPGHGKTQVLGEDSYYTMPQTATALIEVLNHLKIFQCYLMGYSMGGRLGLYLTLHFPEYFQKVILESTSPGLKTESERLKRFICDLQKVEQLQTLDFPSFLEQWYDQPLFKSLKNHPKFKQVFTQRLNNNPLELSKSLRYLGTGNQPSLWEKLPQNKIPLLLLVGESDHKFKRINQEMNILSPLSQLQIVPHCGHNILIENSQAWINAIIKFLSK
- a CDS encoding class I SAM-dependent methyltransferase; this translates as MNPSNPEDTILISQSTNPYASLISELYQQAIQYQESGQFPEAIACYQQLINVDPQFLLAYQRIGYYSLKLEQFQQAVTAYQKVIELNPNEFWAYNNLGEALIKLQRWEEAIPVYEKACQLDPNCFWVYNSLGECLAQTQQWEKAVPIYQKARELDPNYWGVYQKLGELLTTLERWEEVIPIYRRSLELKPDFFWSYIGLSKALIELERWEEAIPVCQQAISIDPNFFWSYINLGDALSQLKRWQEAVNVYTTANQIKSDFFWSYKNLGDGLIQLQRWQEAIQTYQQALELNSTEASCYYNLGLAYLNLEQKKDAITCFETVLKLQPNDSSAQEKLNELIEIPAINSSNPSSHPLEPIDWLKYYPKSRQAPSYVLPKSLSLGKNPQTGKWQFPIPPQEIMLVFVENEEYYLNSGKTQVQVMLSVLRDCGYFLKTGSRILDFGCASGRILRQLADLSEICEIWGTDINADCIAWCQQNMSPPFHFFVGTTMPHLPFEDRYFDLIYAGSVFTHIDDLADAWLLELRRILKPGGLAFITLQERFIFEKIKDSPEQWLSNNNIWPEEQKQACIQNYFEYINQDFGMFTLGRDTRSLVFYDLDYFQAKWKPFFQVLAVKQEAYYWQTGVLLKRL
- a CDS encoding TldD/PmbA family protein encodes the protein MVKTPTQLLACDLATLAIDLIQQAGCEYGDIRFCTYRNQSLHANDRSLSNLIDHQKSGFGVRVLLNGSWGFAASYRQTPEELIRVINLAVEIAKGSRLCQQNPVRLVPVQAYQDSYITPIKIDPFSIPITEKADLLLTINDRLLQYEEQGIRKASSHLQFNQENKLFASTEGSLIEQTIYRSYSGYRCTAVANGDAQSRSYERPPLNLGYEHIDQTDLLSQIERVAEEALEKVYAPKGPSGIQTTLILKPTNLYLTIHESVGHPTELDRVYGYESNFAGTSFATTDQLGTLQYGAPWINFKCDRTQPAGRSTIGYDDEGVPSQEWYVVKDGILVDYLTDRETAYRLGRSSSNGCAFADSWSSLPMVRIPNLGLEPGPEKGSHTATLSAMITDTKEGILIDGIGSFSIDQQRRNFQFGGDGFWQIKNGKIIGMLKDVTYHAMTTDFWNQVDAIGPASEWQQCGTNMCGKGEPLQIAQMTHACVPVRVQNINIGGR
- a CDS encoding DUF459 domain-containing protein — translated: MKDREFLLLVCLVSLTLIFSNFSLFLKSIASSSFLQPPLKQAAQQLKLEGFRQTEQAFWNQIKEVNLDQLSPPTEIANLNSGELSPQQKPLTTPNPQPTQKPISSAAKKPVSLPPKPKPPVEKPYTRFLFVGDSIMFDLGVKLQYNLRKTYKISNTKLDYKVSSGLNRIDYYNWYNRTTTLLKSYKPDVIVILFGGNDGQDIIDKNGRYYPLFTPGWEKAYQERVERYAKLLSTSSVRKVYWVGQPMSRRPRYNRIFSVLNKIYGTVSQAYPKIEYISTWGTFASGGKYAALVADKSGKRRSVKINDGVHFTSHGANIISEVVLEQMKKDKIVTIKSKPSKPASPQPKLTPSSVSKSPTQKSAQTP
- a CDS encoding MBOAT family protein, with translation MLFPTYSFLIFFIIVFSLGISLKKQVGLYKAFLLVANLIFYSFWGLNFLIFLLINIGINYGILLGLRSRSTTAKFWLIGGIVFNILYLGTFKYYNFFVDSFLEIFSFLPFVSTFQPLEILVPVGVSFYTFRIISHLVDCYRQTLAFPRWIDYAIYISYFPQIASGPIARAKEFYQQLNSSQKYDYKIEEVIVLILSGLFKKYTLSSFLFNFTQLPFSDPGSYSRGDLILAAISYSCLIYVDFSGYSDLSNAISSVFGFRPIQNFNCPYRSFSLQEFWHRWHISLSEWLRDYLYIPLGGNRHGKQRKYLNLFLTMLPGGFWHGAGLNFIIWGGLHGLGLGVNHYFKEEITPRLTLQPSAIVSSIISVLNWGLTFGFVTLSWIFFQSPNLETALNFMQGIWSSDVQMVQFNVWQLYLVIFIILVLINFYGKAITSALIRLFSLKNIFFRIVLTSGFVYSILMLGPNSVPPFIYFNF
- a CDS encoding type II toxin-antitoxin system VapC family toxin; this encodes MIVILDSGVLGLLVSPIKESSKLEDSITYQCGEWFYSLLAKGVYVVTSDISDYEVRRKLIHIKSESLVELDRLRNDGIIDFLPLTPEVMQKAAQCWAEVREKNISTADIKNIDADMIIVAQWSILCEEYPGQRVFIATTNVKHLKILAQDNAQEWMNIKV
- a CDS encoding ATP/GTP-binding protein, with protein sequence MLIEFSVGNYLSFKETVTFSLVASKVFSYHKELDENNVFNFDDELRLVKSAAVYGANASGKSNLIKAMGFMTRFILTSSKETQVGDEIDVKEFKLNTQTVDKPSFFEIVFILDQTIYRYGFEVNREQVISEWLFHVPKVKEINLFQRNCDQIEVKKQFEKLGKEFFERTRPNALFLSVIAQFNGKIASHILLLFTKKFNVLSGLHEHLYHQYTIAQFKKDPDPIIQLIKQLDLDIYDIILEFNRIKTIHKKYNDQGEIVSLEKFDLNEEESEGTKKLFAFAGPILETLTNGKVLVIDELDSKLHPLITQTLINLFNSKTTNPKNAQLIFTTHDTNLLSNKIFRLDQIWFTEKNNQGASDLYSLIEYKVSSDASLESDYIKGKYGAIPFIGNLEQLFNK